Proteins from one Effusibacillus pohliae DSM 22757 genomic window:
- a CDS encoding sigma 54-interacting transcriptional regulator yields the protein MGSDQLSTIIETAMPILDALHDGLVIIDANGFVRYVNEANERITGLKREEVMGRYVTDAVPYSRLLQTLTTGQAQTGVRTRVRDREVVSNIVPLTIGGQCAGALSVFRDVTEVRRLTEQLQVATETIRTMQVQSLEQAEIVVGQHPQSRHVWRLAKKAALIPSTVLLTGESGTGKEVLAHYIHGNSERREKPFLAVNCAAIPESLLESELFGYEEGAFTGARKGGRPGYFEMAECGQPQFLSSAGSGTEHFAPLYRPAGTGAANVGGQVRIK from the coding sequence ATGGGTTCCGATCAGCTCTCCACCATTATCGAAACGGCGATGCCGATTCTGGATGCGTTGCACGACGGCCTGGTGATCATCGATGCGAACGGTTTCGTCCGCTATGTGAACGAGGCGAACGAACGGATCACCGGCTTGAAGCGGGAAGAAGTCATGGGCCGCTACGTGACCGATGCGGTTCCTTATTCCCGCCTGCTGCAAACGCTCACCACCGGACAGGCGCAGACGGGAGTCCGCACCCGCGTTCGCGACCGGGAGGTGGTGTCGAACATCGTGCCGCTTACGATCGGGGGCCAATGTGCCGGCGCTCTGTCGGTCTTCCGCGATGTGACGGAGGTGCGTCGGCTGACGGAACAGCTTCAGGTGGCGACAGAAACGATCCGCACGATGCAGGTGCAAAGCCTGGAGCAGGCGGAGATTGTGGTGGGGCAGCACCCGCAAAGCCGCCATGTCTGGCGGCTGGCGAAAAAAGCGGCGTTGATCCCGTCGACCGTCCTGCTGACGGGGGAAAGCGGCACCGGCAAGGAAGTGCTGGCCCACTACATTCACGGGAACAGCGAACGGCGGGAGAAACCGTTTCTGGCGGTCAACTGCGCGGCGATCCCGGAATCGCTGCTGGAAAGCGAACTGTTCGGCTATGAAGAAGGGGCGTTCACCGGCGCCCGGAAAGGGGGCCGTCCCGGCTATTTTGAAATGGCGGAATGCGGGCAGCCGCAATTTTTATCATCTGCAGGAAGCGGAACCGAACATTTTGCGCCACTTTACCGCCCGGCTGGAACCGGTGCGGCAAACGTAGGGGGGCAGGTGCGAATAAAATAG
- the rnc gene encoding ribonuclease III, which translates to MAGKFEMLQQSLQIRFTNLSLLKQAFTHASYRNEHRGENGQDNERLEFLGDAVLELLVSEFLYTRYPTLPEGELTRMRAAIVCEPSLVKFAEKLQFNKYIRLGRGEELSGGRRRPALLADVFEAFMGALYLDQGLEAVRSFLQTHVFPDLENVHGLLLSDFKTLLQEHVQRENLGALTYRILEERGPAHNREFVSQVFINNTPYGIGTGRSKKEAEQRAAHETLTMLGR; encoded by the coding sequence GTGGCCGGTAAATTTGAGATGTTGCAGCAATCGTTACAAATCCGTTTCACCAATCTTTCTCTGCTGAAACAGGCGTTCACCCATGCGTCATACCGGAACGAGCACCGCGGCGAGAACGGACAGGACAACGAACGCCTGGAGTTCCTGGGGGACGCTGTGCTCGAACTGTTGGTCAGCGAATTTTTGTATACGCGCTATCCGACTTTGCCTGAAGGGGAGCTGACTCGGATGCGGGCGGCGATTGTCTGCGAACCGTCACTGGTGAAGTTTGCGGAGAAACTGCAGTTCAACAAATACATTCGGCTGGGACGCGGGGAAGAATTGTCCGGCGGCCGGAGACGGCCGGCCCTGCTGGCGGACGTGTTTGAAGCATTTATGGGAGCGTTGTATCTCGATCAGGGGCTGGAGGCGGTGAGATCGTTTTTGCAGACGCATGTGTTTCCGGACTTGGAAAACGTGCACGGCCTGTTGCTCTCTGATTTCAAGACGCTGCTGCAGGAACATGTGCAGCGCGAAAATCTCGGCGCTCTGACGTACCGCATCCTGGAAGAACGCGGCCCCGCCCATAACCGCGAATTCGTGTCGCAGGTGTTCATTAACAACACTCCTTATGGCATCGGCACCGGCCGTTCGAAAAAAGAGGCGGAGCAGCGGGCGGCGCATGAAACGCTGACCATGTTGGGACGCTAA
- the fabF gene encoding beta-ketoacyl-ACP synthase II yields the protein MRRRVVVTGMGVISPVGNTVSAFWESLVAGKSGVGRVTRFDASEYPCQIAAEVKDFNPEDYIDKREARRMDRFAQYAVAAAKMAMEDSKLQITEENAERVGVYVGSGIGGLETLMEQYQILLEKGPRRVSPFFIPMMIGDMATGQISIFFGAKGPNSSPISACATGTNAIGDAYKIIERGAADVMITGGSEATILPLALAGFSAAKALATKFNDQPEKASRPFDRDRDGFVMGEGSGILILEELEHAKRRGAPIYAEIIGYGMSGDAYHITQPAPEGEGAARAMREALLDAGIRPEEVDYINAHGTSTDYNDKFETIAIKKVFGEHAYKLAVSSTKSMTGHLLGAAGGVEAIACVKALQEQILPPTINLENPDPDCDLDYVPNEARKAKVNVVMSNSFGFGGHNASILLRKYEG from the coding sequence ATGAGAAGACGAGTGGTTGTGACGGGAATGGGGGTTATTTCTCCCGTCGGAAATACGGTTTCCGCCTTCTGGGAGAGCCTTGTTGCCGGAAAATCGGGCGTCGGCCGAGTCACGCGCTTCGATGCTTCCGAATATCCCTGTCAGATCGCGGCGGAAGTGAAAGATTTCAACCCTGAGGACTACATCGACAAAAGAGAAGCCCGCCGCATGGACCGGTTCGCCCAGTACGCGGTGGCGGCCGCCAAAATGGCGATGGAAGACAGCAAACTGCAGATCACGGAAGAGAATGCGGAGCGCGTCGGCGTCTACGTCGGTTCCGGCATCGGCGGTCTGGAGACGCTGATGGAGCAGTATCAGATTCTGCTGGAAAAAGGGCCGCGCCGCGTTTCGCCGTTTTTTATTCCGATGATGATCGGGGATATGGCGACCGGCCAGATTTCGATTTTCTTCGGTGCAAAAGGGCCGAACTCCTCGCCGATTTCCGCCTGCGCGACCGGCACCAACGCGATCGGCGACGCTTACAAGATCATCGAACGCGGCGCTGCTGACGTAATGATCACCGGTGGTTCGGAAGCGACCATTCTGCCGTTGGCGCTGGCCGGATTTTCCGCGGCGAAAGCGCTGGCGACCAAGTTCAACGACCAGCCGGAAAAGGCGAGCCGTCCGTTTGACCGGGACCGCGACGGGTTCGTCATGGGGGAAGGTTCCGGCATCCTGATTCTCGAGGAACTGGAACATGCAAAAAGGCGGGGGGCGCCCATTTACGCGGAGATCATCGGGTACGGCATGAGCGGGGATGCGTACCATATTACGCAACCGGCACCGGAAGGGGAAGGCGCTGCCCGGGCGATGCGGGAAGCGCTGCTCGACGCCGGGATCCGGCCGGAGGAAGTGGATTATATCAACGCACACGGGACTTCGACCGATTACAACGACAAATTTGAAACGATCGCAATCAAAAAAGTGTTTGGCGAACACGCCTACAAACTCGCCGTCTCGTCCACCAAGTCGATGACCGGACACCTGCTGGGAGCGGCTGGCGGCGTCGAGGCGATCGCTTGCGTGAAAGCGCTGCAGGAGCAGATTTTGCCGCCGACCATCAATCTGGAAAATCCGGATCCCGATTGCGATCTGGACTATGTCCCGAACGAGGCGCGGAAGGCGAAGGTGAACGTGGTGATGTCCAATTCGTTCGGCTTCGGCGGGCATAATGCGTCGATCCTCTTGCGAAAATATGAAGGGTGA
- the acpP gene encoding acyl carrier protein: MSTFDRVKKIIVDRLGVDESAVTMEASFKEDLGADSLDVVELVMELEDEFDLEISDEDAEKISTVGEVVQYIESHKA, encoded by the coding sequence ATGTCAACTTTTGATCGAGTCAAGAAAATCATTGTTGACCGTTTGGGCGTCGATGAATCGGCTGTCACCATGGAAGCTTCTTTCAAAGAAGATTTGGGAGCAGACTCGCTCGATGTGGTGGAACTGGTGATGGAACTGGAAGATGAGTTCGACCTGGAGATTTCGGACGAAGACGCGGAGAAAATCAGCACCGTTGGGGAAGTGGTACAATACATAGAGTCCCACAAGGCATAA
- the fabG gene encoding 3-oxoacyl-[acyl-carrier-protein] reductase, translating to MLAGKVALVTGASRGIGRAIALALAERGAKVVVNYAGNQAAAEEVVARIRDRGGEAVAVQGDVANREAAEKMVDTATGTFGRLDILVNNAGITRDNLLIRMKEEDWDAVIDTNLKGVFNCTKAAAKVMMKQRYGRIINVTSVVALMGNPGQANYVAAKSGVIGLTKSNARELASRNITVNAVAPGYIQTDMTDVLNDEVKQSLQKQIPLGRLGEPEDVAKAVLFLASDDASYITGQVLTVDGGMVM from the coding sequence ATGCTGGCTGGCAAAGTGGCGCTCGTAACCGGCGCCTCCCGCGGCATCGGCCGCGCGATCGCTCTCGCATTGGCGGAGCGCGGCGCAAAAGTTGTCGTCAACTATGCAGGAAACCAGGCAGCCGCTGAAGAAGTAGTTGCCAGGATTCGGGATCGGGGCGGCGAAGCGGTGGCCGTGCAAGGCGATGTGGCGAACCGGGAAGCGGCGGAAAAAATGGTCGACACCGCCACCGGAACATTTGGCCGGCTCGATATCCTGGTCAACAACGCCGGCATCACGCGGGACAACCTGCTGATCCGGATGAAGGAAGAGGACTGGGACGCGGTGATCGATACCAACCTGAAAGGCGTCTTCAACTGCACCAAGGCGGCCGCGAAAGTGATGATGAAACAGCGCTACGGGCGCATCATCAACGTCACATCGGTCGTCGCGCTGATGGGCAACCCGGGACAGGCCAACTATGTGGCGGCAAAATCGGGCGTCATTGGTCTTACCAAATCGAACGCCCGGGAACTGGCTTCCCGCAACATCACCGTCAACGCGGTCGCGCCCGGCTATATCCAGACCGATATGACGGACGTGCTGAACGATGAGGTCAAACAGTCGCTGCAAAAGCAGATTCCGCTCGGCCGCCTCGGGGAACCGGAAGACGTCGCCAAGGCTGTCCTGTTCCTTGCTTCCGACGACGCATCGTACATCACGGGTCAGGTTCTGACGGTCGACGGCGGCATGGTGATGTAG
- the fabD gene encoding ACP S-malonyltransferase: protein MAKLAFVFPGQGAQTVGMGKAMADAYPEARAVFQEADEALGFSLSDIIFDGPEDKLRLTYYTQPAILTTSIALYRVFAKEGFTPAYVAGHSLGEYSALVVAGALDFADAVRVVHARGKFMDEAVPAGRGAMSAIIGGDRADIQAVCEQVSQTVGVVELANINCPGQVVISGQAEAVAKAGEQLEEKGLRVIPLIVSGPFHCSLMQPAAEKLVGVLQQVTVRDAQIPVVANVSAKPVLSADEIRGALYEQVASSVLWDDSVRFMLDNGIDTFVEIGPGQVLSGLIKKVNRRIPTLSVQDPATFEKTVSALRGEV, encoded by the coding sequence ATGGCGAAACTGGCATTTGTTTTTCCGGGGCAAGGGGCCCAGACAGTGGGCATGGGCAAGGCGATGGCCGATGCGTACCCGGAAGCGCGGGCCGTTTTTCAGGAAGCGGACGAGGCGCTCGGTTTCTCCCTGAGCGACATCATTTTTGACGGGCCGGAGGACAAGTTGCGGCTCACTTATTATACGCAGCCGGCGATTTTGACAACCAGCATCGCGCTGTACCGTGTATTCGCAAAAGAGGGGTTTACCCCCGCCTATGTGGCCGGCCATTCGCTCGGCGAATATTCGGCGCTGGTGGTGGCGGGTGCACTCGATTTTGCCGACGCGGTGCGAGTGGTGCACGCCCGCGGCAAGTTCATGGACGAAGCGGTTCCTGCCGGACGCGGGGCGATGTCGGCGATCATCGGCGGTGACCGGGCTGACATACAGGCGGTCTGCGAGCAGGTGTCGCAAACGGTTGGCGTCGTCGAACTGGCGAATATCAACTGCCCCGGGCAGGTTGTGATCTCCGGGCAGGCGGAGGCGGTGGCAAAAGCGGGCGAACAGCTGGAGGAAAAAGGGCTGCGCGTGATCCCGCTCATCGTGTCGGGGCCTTTCCACTGTTCCCTAATGCAGCCTGCCGCCGAAAAATTGGTCGGCGTCCTGCAACAGGTCACCGTGCGCGACGCGCAGATTCCGGTAGTGGCGAACGTATCGGCAAAGCCGGTGTTGTCGGCCGACGAGATCCGCGGCGCGCTGTATGAGCAGGTAGCCTCTTCTGTTCTCTGGGACGATTCGGTAAGGTTTATGCTGGACAATGGAATCGACACATTTGTGGAAATCGGACCCGGTCAGGTGCTGTCCGGCCTGATCAAGAAAGTGAACCGGCGGATTCCGACGCTGTCGGTGCAGGATCCGGCCACTTTTGAGAAGACGGTTTCCGCGTTAAGGGGGGAAGTTTGA
- a CDS encoding beta-ketoacyl-ACP synthase III → MNRLHVGVLGTGSALPERVLTNADLEKMVDTSDEWIVSRTGIRERRIADAQTASSDLSVEAARKAIIDAGISVEDIGLVICATVTPDYMFPATACLVQERLGIKKTGAFDLSAGCSGFLYGLACAVPMIQSGMAKYALVIGVDTLSKITDYTDRNTCVLFGDGAGAVVLGPVPEGRGFLGFDLGADGSGGEQLMMAAGGSRNPATQESVLNRQHTIAMNGKEVFKFAVRVMNTATEEVLRKVGLEKTDVDFLVPHQANIRIIDYARERLGLPEDKVVVNLDRYGNMSSASIPVALDEAHRMGKFKEGDLLLLVGFGAGLTWGAAALRW, encoded by the coding sequence ATGAATCGATTGCACGTAGGGGTTTTGGGAACCGGTTCCGCGCTGCCGGAACGGGTGCTGACGAACGCCGACCTGGAAAAAATGGTCGATACGTCAGATGAATGGATCGTATCCAGAACCGGCATCCGGGAGCGGCGTATCGCCGACGCGCAGACCGCTTCTTCCGACCTGTCGGTGGAAGCGGCCCGCAAAGCGATCATTGATGCGGGCATCTCGGTCGAGGACATCGGCCTGGTGATCTGTGCCACGGTGACGCCCGATTATATGTTTCCGGCGACCGCCTGCCTGGTGCAGGAGCGTCTGGGCATCAAGAAAACCGGCGCGTTCGACTTGTCGGCCGGCTGCAGCGGATTTTTGTACGGGCTTGCCTGCGCCGTCCCGATGATCCAAAGCGGCATGGCGAAATATGCGCTGGTGATCGGAGTCGACACGCTGTCCAAAATTACCGACTATACGGACCGCAACACGTGTGTGTTATTCGGAGACGGTGCCGGTGCGGTAGTGTTGGGGCCGGTTCCGGAAGGCCGCGGCTTTCTCGGTTTCGATCTGGGGGCTGACGGGAGCGGCGGCGAGCAACTGATGATGGCTGCCGGGGGTTCCCGCAATCCGGCCACTCAGGAGTCGGTGCTCAACCGGCAGCATACGATCGCGATGAATGGAAAAGAAGTGTTTAAGTTTGCCGTTCGCGTGATGAATACGGCAACCGAGGAAGTGCTGCGAAAAGTCGGTTTGGAAAAAACAGACGTCGATTTCCTGGTGCCGCACCAGGCGAACATCCGGATTATCGACTATGCGCGGGAGCGGCTCGGGCTGCCGGAGGACAAGGTGGTCGTCAATCTGGACCGATACGGCAACATGTCGTCCGCGTCGATTCCGGTTGCGCTCGACGAGGCTCACCGCATGGGTAAGTTCAAGGAAGGCGATCTGTTGCTGCTGGTCGGTTTTGGGGCAGGCCTGACCTGGGGTGCGGCCGCCCTGCGTTGGTAA
- the plsX gene encoding phosphate acyltransferase PlsX codes for MRLAIDAMGGDHAPDQIVQGAWRAAERFPDLQLVLVGDAARIRAILDDETRSNIEIVHTTEVIAADDEPVRAVRRKQDASLTVAARMVKEGRVDGFVSAGNTGALMAAGLLVIGRVEGIQRPALASVWPTFDGRGVLVLDVGANMDAEPAHLLQYAVMGDLYAKYVLAVDKPRIGLLNVGTEPGKGNALTKEAYSLFSQQTFAFVGNVEARDIMHGVCDVVVCDGFVGNVMLKLVEGVGLGMFNALKEVFLASPLSKLAALALKPGLKRFKQKFDYSEYGGAPLLGVNGVCIKAHGSSNARAFEMAIEQARQFLLHGVLDQIRAGVGGDETR; via the coding sequence TTGAGATTGGCAATCGATGCGATGGGCGGCGACCACGCGCCCGATCAGATCGTCCAGGGAGCTTGGCGGGCGGCCGAACGCTTTCCGGATCTGCAATTGGTGCTGGTGGGAGATGCGGCGCGAATTCGGGCGATACTGGATGATGAAACGCGCTCCAACATCGAGATTGTACATACTACGGAAGTGATCGCCGCGGACGATGAACCGGTTCGCGCAGTGCGCCGCAAACAGGACGCTTCCTTGACGGTGGCGGCCCGGATGGTGAAGGAAGGCCGGGTGGACGGGTTCGTATCTGCCGGCAACACCGGTGCGTTGATGGCGGCCGGATTGCTGGTGATCGGACGCGTGGAAGGCATTCAGCGGCCGGCTCTGGCGTCCGTTTGGCCCACGTTTGACGGGCGCGGCGTATTGGTGCTCGATGTAGGAGCCAATATGGATGCGGAACCCGCACACCTGCTCCAATACGCGGTGATGGGCGATCTGTACGCCAAATATGTGCTCGCTGTCGACAAGCCGCGCATCGGGCTGCTCAATGTCGGCACCGAACCCGGCAAGGGCAATGCGCTGACGAAGGAAGCCTATTCCCTGTTTTCGCAGCAAACGTTTGCGTTTGTCGGAAATGTGGAAGCCCGCGACATCATGCACGGAGTCTGCGATGTGGTGGTGTGCGACGGGTTCGTCGGCAACGTCATGCTGAAATTGGTGGAAGGCGTCGGCCTTGGCATGTTTAACGCATTGAAGGAAGTGTTTCTGGCGAGTCCGCTGTCGAAGCTGGCGGCACTTGCTTTAAAACCGGGATTGAAACGCTTCAAGCAGAAATTCGACTACTCCGAGTATGGCGGTGCGCCGCTTTTGGGGGTCAACGGTGTGTGCATCAAAGCCCACGGATCGTCGAACGCCCGGGCGTTTGAGATGGCGATCGAACAGGCGCGGCAATTTTTGCTCCACGGCGTATTGGATCAGATACGCGCGGGAGTTGGAGGGGATGAGACGAGATGA
- the fapR gene encoding transcription factor FapR, whose protein sequence is MAGMSKKERQAALLRLLEKHPFVTDEDLAKQFNVSIQTIRLDRMALGIPEVRERIKAVAETKQSELRSLEGDEVIGQIIELNLNEMAISIFDIEPIHVFSKTKIVRGHHLFAQANSLAVAVIDADVVLTRTAKLRFVRPGRLGERLVCKAIVTSNLPDRAHVDVVTRVGDDTIFSGEFVVVKFPLESVIGGMES, encoded by the coding sequence GTGGCGGGTATGAGCAAAAAGGAACGCCAGGCGGCGCTGTTACGATTGCTGGAAAAGCACCCATTTGTAACGGACGAGGACTTGGCCAAACAATTCAATGTCAGTATCCAGACGATCCGGCTTGACCGGATGGCGCTCGGCATCCCCGAAGTGAGGGAGCGAATCAAGGCGGTCGCCGAAACGAAGCAAAGCGAACTGCGGTCGCTGGAAGGCGACGAGGTGATCGGTCAAATCATCGAGCTGAATTTGAACGAGATGGCGATCTCGATTTTCGATATCGAACCGATCCACGTCTTCAGCAAAACCAAAATCGTGCGGGGACACCATCTGTTCGCCCAGGCGAATTCCCTGGCCGTGGCGGTGATCGATGCGGATGTGGTGTTGACGCGGACGGCAAAACTTCGCTTCGTGCGGCCGGGGAGGCTCGGCGAACGGCTGGTTTGCAAAGCGATTGTCACATCCAATCTGCCGGACCGCGCGCATGTGGACGTCGTAACCCGGGTGGGCGACGATACGATTTTTTCCGGAGAATTTGTTGTGGTCAAATTTCCGCTGGAATCGGTTATTGGAGGTATGGAATCTTGA
- a CDS encoding alpha/beta-type small acid-soluble spore protein has product MPNNNNKLVSGAARALDQMKYEIAQEFGVNLGAETSSRQNGSVGGEITKRLVAFAEQALAGRQ; this is encoded by the coding sequence ATGCCAAACAACAACAACAAGCTGGTTTCTGGTGCAGCACGGGCTCTCGACCAAATGAAGTATGAAATCGCGCAAGAGTTTGGCGTGAACCTGGGTGCTGAAACGTCTTCCCGTCAAAACGGTTCGGTGGGTGGAGAAATCACGAAGCGTTTGGTCGCATTTGCGGAACAGGCGCTGGCTGGCCGTCAATAA
- the rpmF gene encoding 50S ribosomal protein L32 — MAVPFRRTSKTRKRMRRTHYKLSVPGMVECPQCGALKLSHRVCKECGYYKGREVVNVE; from the coding sequence ATGGCAGTACCGTTTCGACGTACGTCGAAGACCCGCAAGCGCATGCGCCGCACTCACTACAAGCTGAGCGTTCCTGGCATGGTCGAATGCCCGCAGTGCGGTGCGTTGAAATTGTCGCACCGTGTTTGCAAGGAGTGCGGCTACTACAAAGGCCGCGAAGTGGTAAACGTTGAATAA
- a CDS encoding YceD family protein — translation MLLRWRDVHDKPNGVELYDSLEFPNVLKENRQIISLGPIDVQLHVEAVSDTLTVNGNLKGPITYRCSRCLTDFQDEIAAPFSEQFVRVPPDELDAEDERIPVTGDAIDLDPYLEQEILLALPYTPVCQEACAGLCPVCGINRNEQVCTCKAERIDPRLADLAKLFNPE, via the coding sequence GTGTTACTGCGGTGGCGAGATGTCCATGACAAACCGAATGGTGTTGAGTTGTACGATTCGCTGGAGTTTCCAAACGTACTGAAAGAGAATCGGCAGATCATCTCGCTGGGGCCGATCGATGTGCAGTTGCATGTCGAAGCAGTATCCGATACCCTGACGGTGAACGGGAATCTGAAAGGCCCGATAACCTACCGGTGTTCCCGTTGCCTGACCGATTTTCAGGATGAGATCGCGGCGCCGTTCTCAGAGCAGTTTGTCCGGGTGCCGCCGGACGAGCTGGATGCAGAAGACGAGCGAATTCCGGTGACGGGCGATGCGATCGATCTCGATCCCTACCTGGAACAGGAGATCCTGCTGGCGTTGCCGTACACTCCCGTTTGTCAGGAAGCATGTGCCGGATTGTGTCCGGTATGCGGCATCAACCGAAACGAACAGGTCTGCACATGCAAGGCGGAGCGGATCGATCCGCGCCTGGCAGACTTGGCGAAGTTATTCAACCCAGAATAG
- a CDS encoding nucleotidyltransferase, whose amino-acid sequence MRVAGVVVEYNPMHNGHCYHLQKTKEITGADAVVAVMSGHFLQRGEPAIVNKWARTEMALRNGVDLVLELPVVYSTQSARLFAFGAIATLHALGIVDALCFGSEQGDLRTLLQLAAIVAEPPAAMRTELEKALKRGLSYPAAFAQALYSYVQQEKSLDPDLVNHPNNMLGVEYLHALQKLNSPIRPYTIKRIAAGHHETAFQHAEIASATAIRRAIAERRPMHAYLPASNRAILQREFSEGRGPVTWDSFTRPLFALIARSSAEELQAFTHFDKEGLASRIIEALPSASTVSQLIYQVKTRRYTWTRIQRALTALLLGMTKQQLQAFDLEQGPDSIRVLGFTEKGRALLKQSASTCRVPIFTKIRRDIPRMLEVNLRATAVYGLGLPQTEAANRLREPDIPAVYITEDDLDNRPHPPAS is encoded by the coding sequence ATGCGCGTTGCAGGAGTTGTTGTCGAATACAACCCGATGCACAACGGCCACTGTTATCATTTGCAAAAAACCAAAGAAATAACGGGTGCCGATGCGGTCGTCGCGGTGATGAGCGGACATTTTTTGCAGCGCGGCGAACCGGCGATCGTCAACAAATGGGCCCGCACCGAAATGGCGCTGCGAAACGGTGTCGATCTGGTGCTGGAACTGCCTGTTGTATACAGCACGCAAAGCGCCCGTCTGTTTGCCTTCGGCGCAATCGCCACGCTGCACGCGCTCGGCATCGTCGATGCGCTTTGCTTCGGCAGCGAACAAGGCGATCTCCGCACGCTTTTGCAGCTTGCCGCGATTGTCGCGGAACCGCCGGCCGCAATGCGAACGGAACTGGAGAAAGCACTGAAGCGAGGCCTGTCGTACCCGGCCGCTTTTGCCCAGGCACTGTACAGCTATGTACAACAGGAAAAATCGCTCGACCCTGACCTGGTCAATCACCCGAACAACATGTTGGGAGTCGAATACCTGCACGCTCTGCAAAAACTGAACAGTCCCATCCGCCCGTACACGATCAAACGGATTGCGGCCGGCCATCACGAGACCGCGTTCCAGCATGCGGAGATCGCCAGCGCAACCGCAATCCGCCGGGCGATCGCCGAGCGGCGGCCGATGCATGCCTATCTCCCCGCTTCCAATCGCGCGATTCTGCAGCGCGAGTTCAGCGAAGGCCGCGGCCCTGTCACTTGGGATTCGTTCACGCGGCCGCTGTTCGCTTTGATCGCCCGTTCGTCAGCGGAGGAATTGCAGGCATTCACCCATTTTGACAAAGAGGGATTGGCGTCCCGCATCATCGAGGCACTGCCGTCGGCTTCAACTGTTTCCCAGTTGATTTATCAAGTCAAGACACGGCGGTACACCTGGACCCGCATTCAGCGTGCGCTGACAGCCCTGCTGTTGGGGATGACCAAGCAGCAACTGCAGGCGTTCGATCTGGAACAGGGACCCGATTCGATCCGCGTGCTCGGTTTCACAGAAAAGGGACGAGCCTTGTTGAAACAGAGCGCGTCCACTTGCCGGGTACCGATTTTTACAAAAATCAGGCGGGACATCCCCCGCATGCTGGAAGTCAACCTGCGAGCGACTGCCGTGTACGGTTTGGGATTGCCGCAAACGGAAGCGGCCAATCGGCTGCGGGAGCCGGACATTCCGGCCGTCTACATCACGGAAGACGATTTAGATAATCGACCGCATCCGCCAGCGTCCTGA
- a CDS encoding SepM family pheromone-processing serine protease has protein sequence MATRLTARSKVIRFLVPLLLILSWFIPLPYYIYQPGSAEELQSILTVAGGQKDEKGALMLTTVLTVPVENIYYYAYGKLLPNRQIVPKEEADRGLAEEDYKKLLRHMMNSSQESAVVAAMRYLGRPVTIRYMGALVSGIAPYSKAKNVLQIGDLIVKVDDRPVAKREDLVQYLHDKQVGDKVKLQLIRDSQPKTAEIELVLLRDLYGDPLQPSRAGLGIDLMDKQEAENLPKVDFHTDQIGGPSAGLMFALEIVSQLTPGDLTKGHKIAGTGTIDGDGNVGQIGGIEHKIVAADKKGAEIFFCPADVGPNDTNTKMAKTKAAEIGTKMTIVPVRTLADAVDYLNRLP, from the coding sequence TTGGCGACTCGGTTAACAGCTAGAAGCAAGGTGATTCGGTTCCTCGTTCCGCTCCTGCTGATCCTTTCCTGGTTCATTCCGCTGCCTTACTATATCTACCAACCGGGTTCGGCGGAAGAACTGCAGTCGATTCTGACGGTGGCCGGCGGCCAGAAAGATGAAAAAGGGGCGTTGATGCTGACCACTGTCCTGACCGTGCCGGTGGAAAACATTTATTACTACGCGTACGGCAAGCTGCTGCCCAACCGACAGATCGTTCCGAAAGAGGAAGCGGACCGGGGACTGGCGGAGGAGGACTACAAGAAACTGCTGCGGCACATGATGAACAGTTCGCAGGAGAGCGCCGTGGTGGCGGCGATGCGCTACCTTGGCAGGCCGGTGACGATCCGTTACATGGGGGCGCTGGTAAGCGGGATCGCGCCATATTCGAAAGCGAAAAATGTCCTGCAGATCGGCGACCTGATTGTGAAAGTGGATGACCGGCCGGTCGCTAAACGGGAGGATTTGGTTCAATACTTGCATGACAAACAGGTCGGCGATAAGGTGAAGCTGCAGTTGATTCGTGACAGTCAGCCCAAAACGGCCGAAATTGAACTCGTCCTGCTGCGCGATCTGTATGGAGATCCGCTGCAGCCGAGCCGGGCTGGACTCGGCATCGACCTGATGGACAAGCAGGAGGCGGAGAATCTGCCGAAAGTGGATTTTCACACGGATCAGATCGGCGGTCCGTCGGCCGGTTTGATGTTCGCGCTGGAAATCGTCTCGCAATTGACGCCGGGCGACTTGACAAAAGGGCATAAAATCGCCGGCACGGGCACGATCGACGGCGACGGGAACGTGGGTCAGATCGGCGGCATTGAACACAAGATCGTCGCCGCAGATAAAAAAGGGGCGGAGATTTTCTTTTGCCCGGCGGATGTAGGCCCGAACGACACGAACACGAAGATGGCAAAAACAAAAGCGGCGGAAATCGGCACGAAGATGACAATCGTGCCGGTCAGGACGCTGGCGGATGCGGTCGATTATCTAAATCGTCTTCCGTGA